The DNA window cgccccctccccccccccaatcaggcAGGTTAGTGAGTTCTGCTGTTCTTGGTTCCTAGCAGACTTGCCAGATTCCTACTAGACTCGTAGAATAAGCTTTTCTAAACTAGCCTCACATTTGAGCTTATCTGGTCCTTGTGGTCATTTTTCATCTTCCCCTACAAACTAGCCTTGAGTACTGATAATTCTTTAAGGAGATGGACCATGGCTACTTGTTAATAGAAAGATTTGAATAGGTGGAGAATGGGGTTTATGAGGGGAGGACCAGGAGCAGAGACTACATTCTAAAGACTCAGGGATTGCCAGAGATTTGGGATTTTCCTTGAAATGTGGTCTTAGAACAAGACGgaatcttaaaggtcatttaTGTTCCATCCCTtaatgttatagatgaggaaaccataggcttagagaagttaaatcacttgcctgaagtcacaaagctagtaggtggTAGAATTGTGACTAGAGGCCAAGGCTTCTAACCACTGTGACCTTTTCACTACCTCCTGCTTTAGCACAGTGGATGAGCACTGACTTGGGCTGCAGACTTATCAGCAAATTTTGGTTGAGAACCCAATGTGTGAGTCTCAGGGCAGAATAGTTCAGTAATAGTTTGAGAGTGCAATAGGAGAGAAAATACAGAGATTAATTACTGTGAGGGTTCAGAGATCTTTTCACTTAGAGAAGGTGTGGGGTATTCTGGACAGGTGGGATGTAACACTAGTGGTGTGTAAGTATGGTCAGGAAAACCGAGGAAGCCTTTGTTTACTAGCTAGAAGTAGATAACATCTTtgaatcccttccagttcttagaTCTTGTGATTCTGAGGCTTAGAAAGTAGGGTGATAAAGAGTTCTGCATTAACCATGTTACGTGTGAGGTGACATCAGGACATCCTAGGAGAACTGTCCAGCAGACTCGGGCACTAAATCTGTACTAGAGATTGGGATCATTTACCCATTACAACTGATTATGCGTTTAGTGTGAGAAAGTTATTGGTTCCAAACATGCTTTTGGAAAATACTGTTCATCTTGAACCAGCTTATTCAAAAAAGGGTATTGGCACAAACAGAGGGAACACCAGACCTCAAAACTACTTGATAAAGAtaatgaaagctttttttttgtatttcttgccaCAAAGACCCTATtggtcacagaatcacaaaacgGGGTTAGAAGGGGCCTTTCATCTAGTCCAATCGATATCTGTAAGCTTTAATATAACATACTCCACAAGGAGTCACCTGTGTTTCTTAAATAAGGGCTATGAAATTCACTCATTATTACTATAAAAGTCCTTGAAAAATTTAATCAGCTCTAGTGATAACAAACACTTTTAGAATTGAAGGAGGTTAAAGTTTCTCACTTTTCTCTGCTCCTTTCCCTTGCCACATCAGGACTGGTTTCAGAAGCTTCTAGGAATcaccaaggaaagaaaaattcacaAGTTCTGAGGTCCTTTGAGGTAGAAACAATATTAATCCTGCCTCCAGTTTTTACTTCCTAAAACATCAATTTGATTCATGTCATTCCTCTGTTCAAAAACCTCAAAAGGCTACAGGATTAAAATTCCAAATTCCCCAGCATGACATTCATAGTTCTCTACAAATCAGGCAAAACCTACTTTTCTAGGCCATATTCCACATGTGATCTGCAATCAGGATACCTTCAccttttttgagctttttaaCTCTAGGAAGGCCACTGTTCACAGAAATCAACAGTTCATTGTCTAAATTTGATGTCAGATCAGATGTTGTGACttaatccaaggtcacacagctaataatataGCTGAACTGAGACTAGAAGAATCTAGGAAATTGAAGCTCACTACAGAACAGAACATAGCTAGCTTTTACTATTGTTCTCGTTTTCTTCTGTTGACTCTTCCTTGCTAGGTTTCTGTGAACAGTTTGAAAAGTAGATCTTTCAActtctggggaaaaaatcttACTGCTCAGGGGGAAGGTCAAACTAATTTTTCCAAAGAGCCTTTCTAAGGCCTAGTATTGTCTCTACACAGGAAACTAATTTCTATACTGTCTCATCAGGATTAATGGAGTGAGTAGCCTGGTGACTAAAACAATACAGGAGCTTCGTCTGAAGAAAATGTATAGTGGCGTATTTGTTCAAATGACTCCAGCTTCGTTAAAGAAACTTCGAACTATAGAGCCTTATGTAGCTTGGGGGTAAGTGATGAATTCCTGGTTAACCATGGCATGGGGGAGGGGTAGTGGAGAGGGAGTAGACAAGAATTGTAAATTAGGTATAAAAGAGAAGGGATTTAAACTGAGTGGGatgaaagtaggagaggaaaaacCTGGTGGTCTTGTTCTTTAGTCCTCATTTTACTGTGTTGGAGGAGGGGGTGTTATTGACTCTTCTAAGTGTGCCCATGAttcagggagaggagaagagcaTGAAATTAGCTGGTGACTGTGAAAAAAATAAGGTACTGGGGTGGGGGGCTTTTGTTTTAAACTTTGGGGAATGGGGGACTGGTTTATATTCCCTATCCCCTACTCAGTGTGTTTCAGGAGATAGTTAATGCTGAAAAGTTCAGTATGGAAGGCAGCAATATTAAGATATGACAAAATTACACTCTATGAGAACTGCATTAGAGGGAGGTTTCCTCGGTTTTGGGGTTCTAGGAAAAAGAATTTGCAGAAGGATAACTTTGCTAGTAGAAGGGGAATGAAGATTTTCCCTCCAAAAAAGCAGAAGTTCAGATAGAGGCAGTAGCATCCATCCTGTGAAGCAGCACTAGCATTATGAAAGTGTGATGGTCAAATTGAGCACAAGAAGGAAGAAACCTTATCCTTTTTATCTAAAAGATATTCTATGGGCAAGGAAACCCCAGCATGGATTGAGGTATTTAAGAGGCCTGGACTATGAGTAACCAAAGTTGCTTTATTTTCCCCTAGAATAAAAATTCTGTGCCTTTATGCAGCATTGGTGATCATAGCATGTTCAAGTGTAAAAAATGTAATAGATTTGATACAAAgttcataatttaaaattaaagccAACTATAACCACTTCTGTAATGGGATTTTCCCCTGACCTGTACAAGGTTCCAGAAGACCCTGCTCTTCTGTTTTGCTCCCAGTTTTGTGCCTTCTGAGCTCCCCAGGGTGGGACAGAGCCAGGGTTGCCAGGGTGATGTTCTTGTGTTTATCATATCTGGCTCATCGGCCCGCATAATTAAGAGCtggctcttttctcccttttttcacaGGTACCCTAACCTAAAATCTGTCCGTGAACTCATTCTGAAACGAGGACAAACCTGGATAAATAATAAGAAAGTCTCCCTAACAGATAATACTCTGATTGAGGAGTGTCTAGGTGAGAATGGAATCCTAAGTGTCTGTTTCTTGTGATAGTGGAGGGGAGAAAGCAGTTGTGCCTAACAAAGCAGAGGTTCCATGGAGCTTGGTGCTAATTGAAGCTGGTGTGTTTTTCAGGGAAGTTCGGTATCATTTGCCTGGAAGATATCATCCATGAAATCTGCTCAGTGGGAGAGCATTTCTCTCAGGTCTCGAGGTTCTTGTGTCCTTTCCCCTTATCTGTGGCCCGCCATGCTGCCAAGAATAGAGTGGGTTTTGTCAAGGAAATGGGCAAACCTGGCTACCGAGGTGAAAGCATCAATCAGCTCATTAGGCAGCTGAACTAGGCCCAGGTGAGAATGAATTCCTGTTCTGGAAGGGCTTGGGGACCCTATCATAGCATCcatcaaaagagaaaacataattgCACATTCAGTTACTGTTGTATAAGAAATAACTCAAACTTTGTAGTTGGTATACGTGGGATTAAGTGGCAGCTCCACTCCAGTACAGTGACACTGAGTTGACCTGTGACTGTTTGCATTTGAAGTGTGTTGCTCTCAAAATCTTTAAAACCAGAatgggaattttctttttgttttgttatttttcaataCTGATTCAAGGTAAGTCTGTGTAGAGGAAACTGGTTAAGCTCAgatgggtttggtttggttttgagggGTTTTAGAGTATAAAGATCCAAGGAATAGGATAAGGGgctatagataattttaattcctTCCCCAGCCCTCTCTCTGCACCCTgtctcctttcattttacagtgtcTCCCAGGTCAGAATTTGAATCAGGGATTCCATCTCCAAAACTAAcgcctcttgggggcagctaggtggtgcagtggataaaacactggccttggattcaggaggacctgagttcaaatccagcctgacacttgacacttaactagctgtgtgaccctgggcaagtcacaaccctcattgccctgcaaaaacaacaacaacaaaaactaacgCCTTTTCCTGTACACtactggtttttgaagaggcagtcTCCTTTTTCAGTTCTATAGGACTACCTGATAGTTTGAGTGTACACTCTGGTGACTGTAAGCTCCAATtaattcaattactttttttcacTAGGATCTCAGAAGATTTCTCTCTCTTCCGAGTTTTTACCCAGTATCTTCAAAGAAGATTTCTTTTCTGCTGGAACTTCTCCAGGAACTGATCAGATGGGAAGAAAAGAGTGTTATCTGTGTAGAAGGAACTTCTTCACCTTCTATACTCTTCCTCAAGGAAGAAACCATATTGGTTTATGCAGCTAGCTTCACCTTGGATTAAAGTCTCAGGACCAGTGAAGAAGAGGAGTAATACCTGCTGTTCCAGGATTGGAAGCTAGATTAAACCCATCCCAGTTTTTCTGTGGTGGTCTCCCATCCAGGAAGCAATCAGCTGCTGGCCATATACCATATATGATTCTCTGAAGGTTGAATGTTGGTGAAATACTTTGTCACTCTGCTCTCCACTTGGAACAAGACAATGGGACCTGATCTGGGGTTTGaactgactttcaaatataatagGCCATCATCTCCTTGGAACTGCTGTTTTCCCCGATCTGCTATGACTCATGAGGTCCTTCCTAGCAGTTATGTTAGGTGGTTTCCCATGCATTAGCGCCACTCTGGTGCCACCACTGTACACCAAGGTCCCATTCCTTCCTGCCATTAAAGTAGAGCTACTGACTGTAGTCTGCCACTAACTTAGCCCTTTCTGTGTCGATGTGGATCAAATTTATACTGACTGCTTTTCATTACCTTTATTTTGTGGTCTTCCCTTGCCCCACAATCTAAAGTAATTAGCAACTCATTGTTAAAGTATCCCTAAGAGGTAGC is part of the Dromiciops gliroides isolate mDroGli1 chromosome 4, mDroGli1.pri, whole genome shotgun sequence genome and encodes:
- the RPL7L1 gene encoding 60S ribosomal protein L7-like 1 isoform X1; the encoded protein is MAEPEPRKKIPLVPENLLKKRKAYQALKATQAKQALLEKRKQKKGGQLKFRRLESFVHESHRIVRDVARLRRLDSKPGCFVLKDTHRLAFVVRMERINGVSSLVTKTIQELRLKKMYSGVFVQMTPASLKKLRTIEPYVAWGYPNLKSVRELILKRGQTWINNKKVSLTDNTLIEECLGKFGIICLEDIIHEICSVGEHFSQVSRFLCPFPLSVARHAAKNRVGFVKEMGKPGYRGESINQLIRQLN
- the RPL7L1 gene encoding 60S ribosomal protein L7-like 1 isoform X2 — protein: MAPRPRKKIPLVPENLLKKRKAYQALKATQAKQALLEKRKQKKGGQLKFRRLESFVHESHRIVRDVARLRRLDSKPGCFVLKDTHRLAFVVRMERINGVSSLVTKTIQELRLKKMYSGVFVQMTPASLKKLRTIEPYVAWGYPNLKSVRELILKRGQTWINNKKVSLTDNTLIEECLGKFGIICLEDIIHEICSVGEHFSQVSRFLCPFPLSVARHAAKNRVGFVKEMGKPGYRGESINQLIRQLN